CCGTGCGGGCCCACTACAACCCGATCGCCGCCCGGCTGGCCAACCTGCCCAAGCCGGTGGTCGCCGCGGTCCGCGGGATGGCGGCCGGGGCCGGGGCCTCGCTGGCCTTCCTCACCGACTTCCGGATCGGCGGCCCGAAGACGAGGTTCCTGATGGCCTTCGCCGGGGTCGGGCTCGCCGCCGACACCGGCGCCTCCTGGACGCTGCCCCGGCTGGTCGGCCACGCCAAGGCCGTCGAGCTGCTGATGCTCGCCGAGCCGGTGGGCGCCGAGGAGGCCTGCCGGCTGGGCCTGCTGAACAAGCTGGTGGACGACGACGAGCAGGTGCTGCCCACCGCGCAGGAGTTGGCCGCCCGGCTCGCCGCCGGCCCGACCGTGGCGTACGGGGCGATCAAGCGGCAGCTCTCCATCGCCGACGCCGGCACCCTCGCCGATGCCCTCGCCGCCGAGGCGCAGGCCCAGTCGATCTGCGGCGCCACCGCCGACCACAAGGCCGCGACCATGGCCTTCGTGAACAAGCAGAAACCAGTCTTCGAGGGACACTGACCCGGCGTCGCCCGCGACCCGCGGCGGTCAGCGGGCCACGTAGCCGCCGTCGACCGGGACGGTGTGGCCGGTGATCCAGGCGGCCTCGTCGGAGGCGAGGAAGGCGACCACCCCGGCCACGTCGTCCGGGGTGGGGATGCCGGGCTTCGGGTTGAACGACTCCATCTGCCGGCGCATCTGCCCCGGGTCCGGCGCGCTGTCGATGAAGTGCTCCACCAGCGGGGTCAGCACCACCGTCGGGGCGACCGCGTTGACCCGGATGCCGCGCGCCGCGTACTCGATCGCCGCCGAGCGGGTCAGGCCGACCATGCCGGCCTTGGTGAAGGTGTACGGGGAGATGTTCTCCTGGGCGGCCAGCCCGGTGGTGGAGGAGGTGTTCACGATCGCGCCGCCGCCGCCGCGCAGCATCGCCTCGATGCCGTACCGGAGGACGAAGAAGACGCCGTCGCCGTTGACCCGGCGCACCCGCTCCCAGTTCGCCACGTCCATCTCGTGCAGCGGCTGCTGCTGCCCGTCGATGCCGGCGTTGTTGAAGATGACGTCGATCCGGCCGTACCGCTGCATGGCGTCGGCGATGCCCTGCTCCACCGAGGTTGCCTCGCCGGTGTCCATGGTCACCGCGTACCCGTCGGGAAGCCCGGCCGCGACCCGCTCGGCGCCCTCGGCGTCGATGTCGGCGATCACCACCTTGGCCCCCTCGGCGGCGAACCGCCGGGCGGCCGCCTCGCCGAGCCCGGCCGCCCCGCCGGTGACGAGCGCAACCCTGTCCTGAAACCGCATCGGACTCCCTCGCCCGGCCGGCCGGCGCCGGCCCTCCCCGGCACCGTAACCGGGTGCCGGTCGGTCAGTCGTCCTCTTCGGGATCCTGGTTGGCCTCCGCGCCGAGCACGAACGCCTGCATGGCCAGCTCGTCGCCGGAGGGCGAGACGAAGGCGGGCAGCTCACGCGGCCCCAGCTCCTGCACGTACGCCCAGAACAGCCGGACCGCCTCGGCCGGCGAGGCCGCCTCGATCGGCAGGTCCAGGCTGACCAGCCAGGAGCGGCGCGCCGGCGGCGGGCCGAGCCGGTCGGCCAGCTCCCGCCAGGTGGCCACGTCGAGCCCGGTCACCGGCCCGTCGAGGGCCAGGCCGTCCGCCGGCACCGGCTCGTCGAAGACCCGCCGGGTGTACGTCACCACGAGCGCGCCCGGACCGGCCTCGGACTGCGGGTCGTCCGGATCCTCCCGGGTCTCGGCGATGGCCGCGGCGACCCGACCGAGAGCCACCAGCCGGGGCGGTTCGTCGACCAGCACCGCCACCGGGTCGCCGGGCCGGGGCCGGGCCGACCCGTCCAGCCCGGTCAGCTCCAGGGTGTCGTGGTGCACGAGCCGCTCGGCCTCGTACCGCTCGGCGGGCAGCAGCACCGCCCAGGCGCCGGGCCGGCTGCCGCCGTCGATCGTCCCGCTCGCGCGGACCTCGGTGTCGGTCATGGTCCAATCCCATCACGCCGGGTCGGCGCTGGCGGCGCCACATGGGCCGGGCGCCGCCCGCGTCACGCCCCGGCCGGGTCGATGGTCACGTGGCAGCCGATCAGGTGGTCGTCGACCATGCCGGTGGCCTGCATCAGCGCGTACGCGGTGGTCGGGCCGACGAACCGGAAGCCGCGCTTCTTGAGCGCCTTGGCCAGCGAGGTGGACTCCGGGGTGAGCGCCGGCACCTCCGCGAACGACCGGGGCCGGGTGGCCCGGGGCGCCGGCGCGTACGACCAGAGCAGCGCGGAGAGCCCGTCGGGCAGGTCCAGGGCGGCCCGGGCGTTGGCGATGGCCGCCTCGACCTTGGCGCGGTTGCGCACGATGCCGGTGTCGGCGAGCAGGCGGGCGATGTCCGCCTCGCCGTAGCCGGCGACCTTGTCGATGCGGAACTCGTCGAAGGCGATCCGGAACGCGGGTCGCTTGCGCAGAATGGTCAGCCAGGACAGGCCGGACTGGAACGCCTCCAGGGTCAGCCGCTCGTAGAGCGCGTCGTCGCCGCGCAGCGCCCGCCCCCACTCCCTGTCGTGGTAGACGGCGTAATCCGGCGTGCTCGCGCCCCAGGCGCAGCGGGGCAGCCCCTCCGGGCCGGTCACCAGGTCAGTCACGGCCTACACGGTAGGCCAGCCCACCGACAAGACACGGGGGTCAGGGCAGCCGGCCCTGCTCCACCAGCCGGGCGAACTTCTTCAGTGCCTGGGTCAGGCCGAACTTCGAGCCGGGCCAGAGCACCGGCCAGGCGACCCGGCCCGCGGTCCCGCCGGGCAGGTGGAACCACTCGTGCCAGACCACCTGGGTCCGGTCCCGCTCCACCGGGGTGCAGCGCAGCACGCCCGGTCCGCGCAGCAGCCGCCCGCAGTGCACCACCCCGACCTCGTACGGCGCGTCGACCCGGATCACCCGCATCTCGTCGCGGAGCACCGCCGGGCCGAGCGCGGTGACCGCCTCGACCAGGCTGCCCTCGCCACCGTCCCCCTCGACCACCCGGACGGTGGTGAAGGGGATCCAGTCGGACTGCCGTTCCCAGGCGGTCAGCGCCGCGAAGACCCGCTGGGCCGGGGCGTCGACGATCACCGTGGCGGTCACCTCGCCCGCGCCGGGCTGGGCCGCCTCGGCCAGCCCGTCGGCGCCTTCGGGCCCGGTCACGCCGACTCCGACCGGACCGCCGGTCCGCGGTCCCGGTCGTTCCCGTCCTGGCCGGCCTCGTCGGTGCCCGGCGACGCCACGTGCACGCCGGCGGTCGGGTCGGTTGCGGGGGCGGCGGTGGGATCAGCCGGCGCCCGGAGAGAAACGTCGGCCGCCGGCTGGTCGACGGGTGCCGCGGCCGGGACGACCTGGCCGCCGGCGGTCGCCCGGGCGTCGGTGGTCGGCAGCGCTGCCTCGTCCTCGACGGCGGCGGCGGCCGGCGCTTCCGCCACGCCCGCCTCGGCGGTGGAGGCGAGGGCCGGGGTGTCGGCGGCCGGGCTCACCGCGTCGGCCGGGGCGGCGGCGGCGGCGGTAACCGGGCCGCCGGCGGCCGCCTCGCGCGCGTGGCGCAGCGCGTCGGCGTCCGCGGTGCGCCCCTCGCGCAGCGCGAGGACCTCCGCCTCCAACACGCCGATCAGCTCGGACTTGTAGCCGATGTCGTAGGCGGCCCGGCGCATCGCCTGGTCGACCTGGGCCATCCGGTAGCCGCGCAGGGCGGTGTCGAAGCGGACCTCGGCGACGTCCGACTCGTGCAACGGGCGGCTGCTCGGCAGGGGCGCGGCCCGCCCGTCCGGCTCGGCCGGCGCCAGGCCCGGGTCGCGCCCGGAAACCAGCACCGTCACCCCGAACACCACCGCCGCGACGGTCAGCGCGACGACCAAGAGGAGCAGCACCTCACCCATGGGGAGATCGTGGCATGCGGGCCGGTCCCGGGCGAGCCCTCCACCCGCTCCGATCATGATTCGCAACCCCCGGACGGACCGGACGGGGCGGTCGGTGGCGGACCGGATAGCGTCGGGGGCGGCCGGCGGCACGGCCGACGGCGGGTGGAGACCAGGAGGCGGGATGGCCGGGGCGCTGCGGCTCGGTGGGCGGACGTTCGCCCCCGGGGAACTGGTGGTGATGGCGATCGTCAACCGCACGCCGGACTCGTTCTTCGACCGGGGCGCCACCTTCGCGGCGGACAGCGCGCTGCGCGCGGTGGAGCGCGCGGTCACCGAGGGCGCCGAGATCATCGACATCGGCGGGGTGAAGGCCGGACCGGGCGAGGGGGTCGACGCCGCCGAGGAGATCCGCCGGACGGTGGACACCATCGCCGCGGTCCGGGCCGCCTTCCCCGACGTGGTCATCTCGATCGACACCTGGCGGGCCGAGGTGGCGGTGGAGGCGGTGGCGGCCGGCGCCGACCTGCTGAACGACACCTGGTCGGGGGCGGATCCGGCGTTGGCCCGGGTCGCCGCGGCGACCGGCGCCGGGCTGGTCTGCTCGCACGCCGGCGGGCTCAGTCCGCGTACCCGGCCGCACCGGGCGGCCTTCGACGACGTGGTGGCCGACGTGGTCGCGACGGTGACCGGGCTCGCCGAGCGGGCGGTCGCCCTCGGCGTACGCCCCGACGGCATCCTGATCGACCCGGCGCACGACTTCGGCAAGAACACCCGGCACTCGCTGGAGATCACCCGGCGGCTCGCCGAGCTCTCCGGCACCGGCTGGCCGCTGCTGGTGGCCCTGTCGAACAAGGACTTCATCGGCGAGACGCTGGACCTGCCCGTGCCTGACAGGCTGGAGGGCACCCTGGCCGCGACCGCGGTCTCGGCGTGGCTGGGGGCCCGGGTGTTCCGCGCCCACCAGGTGCTCCAGACCCGTCGGGTGCTGGACATGGTCGCCTCGATCCGGGGCGACCGGCCGCCCACCCTGACCCGGCGCGGCCTGGCCTGACCGGTGGTCGGCCGGGCCGGCGGAGGTCAGGTCCAGCGCAGGATGTTCTTCCGCCAGGCGTAGAGGATGCCGAGCGCGA
The window above is part of the Micromonospora inositola genome. Proteins encoded here:
- a CDS encoding SDR family NAD(P)-dependent oxidoreductase, giving the protein MRFQDRVALVTGGAAGLGEAAARRFAAEGAKVVIADIDAEGAERVAAGLPDGYAVTMDTGEATSVEQGIADAMQRYGRIDVIFNNAGIDGQQQPLHEMDVANWERVRRVNGDGVFFVLRYGIEAMLRGGGGAIVNTSSTTGLAAQENISPYTFTKAGMVGLTRSAAIEYAARGIRVNAVAPTVVLTPLVEHFIDSAPDPGQMRRQMESFNPKPGIPTPDDVAGVVAFLASDEAAWITGHTVPVDGGYVAR
- a CDS encoding enoyl-CoA hydratase/isomerase family protein, yielding MTEPLLVDRTDAVVTLTLNRPTAMNSLDVALKEALRDTLAELETDRSCRAVVLAGAGGSFSAGQDLREHVQTLEAADADPLATVRAHYNPIAARLANLPKPVVAAVRGMAAGAGASLAFLTDFRIGGPKTRFLMAFAGVGLAADTGASWTLPRLVGHAKAVELLMLAEPVGAEEACRLGLLNKLVDDDEQVLPTAQELAARLAAGPTVAYGAIKRQLSIADAGTLADALAAEAQAQSICGATADHKAATMAFVNKQKPVFEGH
- a CDS encoding SRPBCC family protein → MTGPEGADGLAEAAQPGAGEVTATVIVDAPAQRVFAALTAWERQSDWIPFTTVRVVEGDGGEGSLVEAVTALGPAVLRDEMRVIRVDAPYEVGVVHCGRLLRGPGVLRCTPVERDRTQVVWHEWFHLPGGTAGRVAWPVLWPGSKFGLTQALKKFARLVEQGRLP
- a CDS encoding DNA-3-methyladenine glycosylase I; the protein is MTDLVTGPEGLPRCAWGASTPDYAVYHDREWGRALRGDDALYERLTLEAFQSGLSWLTILRKRPAFRIAFDEFRIDKVAGYGEADIARLLADTGIVRNRAKVEAAIANARAALDLPDGLSALLWSYAPAPRATRPRSFAEVPALTPESTSLAKALKKRGFRFVGPTTAYALMQATGMVDDHLIGCHVTIDPAGA
- the folP gene encoding dihydropteroate synthase; protein product: MAGALRLGGRTFAPGELVVMAIVNRTPDSFFDRGATFAADSALRAVERAVTEGAEIIDIGGVKAGPGEGVDAAEEIRRTVDTIAAVRAAFPDVVISIDTWRAEVAVEAVAAGADLLNDTWSGADPALARVAAATGAGLVCSHAGGLSPRTRPHRAAFDDVVADVVATVTGLAERAVALGVRPDGILIDPAHDFGKNTRHSLEITRRLAELSGTGWPLLVALSNKDFIGETLDLPVPDRLEGTLAATAVSAWLGARVFRAHQVLQTRRVLDMVASIRGDRPPTLTRRGLA